The DNA segment CTATGGTACCCTCCAGAGCCTTCTTCATTGATTCCAGCGAAAAGTACCGCCTGCCAATTTCCCATTCATCCTGCTGTTCCATCAGCACTGATCCGATAAGCCTTATGACTGCCTTGTTATTGGGAAATATACCAACTACGTTGCTGCGGCGCTTGATTTCCTTGTTTAACCGCTTCAGCGGGTTGGTGGAGTAAAGCTGCCGCCAGTGTTCCCGGGGGAAAGCAGTATAAGCCGGGATATCTGCCTCTGATTCTGCACCATCATGAAAGATTTGATGGCAAGGGTTATCCATCAGGTTTGATTGGAGAAGCCATACCCCTGGGGGCGCGTGTTCTAACTATAGCTGATGCATATGATGCAATGACTACGCCGAGACCGTACCGAAATCGAATGTCTAGTGAAGATGCATTGTCTGAACTGCAAAATAACTCGGGTAATCAGTTCGATACAGATCTGGTGGAAAGGTTTTGTCGGATTATCAGGATTGCCAAACAGGAGAACCCGGCGATTTAGTTCATACTTTTCTGTATTAGGTGACGAACCTTTAACGACAATGCCAGCCGGGTGATGAGCTCTTTTCCCTGGTAAACGAAAGGAATTCTTCGATAAGTCTTGAGTTATTATCCTTGGCATAATAAATACAGTGGAAGTCTCTCCGTACTGATAGACCTCTAACATTAACCTTTTTAACACTGCCGAGAGTAAGGCTTCTTTTAGCCCCGATACTGGAAACAAAAGCGATCCCGTTTCCAGCTTCAACCGCTGAGACGACTGACTCTGTATTTGAAAGCACCAATCTGATTTTTAACTTTTCCAGTTGGAAATTTCTATTAGCCAGGGAACGTTCAAGGCTCAGACGTGTTCCGGATGTCACTTCGCGGCATATGAAAGAATATTTCACAATTTCCGAAAGGTTGACTTCTTGTTTGGTGGTAAGTGGGTGCCCCGGAGCGGCGACCAGTACGATTTCATCTGAAGCGAGCTTGAAGCTGGAAAGACCGTCTGTTTCAGGCGGTGTCGATCCACAAAGACCCAGTTTGTAATCCCCATACTTAACGCTGTCGATAACTGTAGCTGAATCCATTATATCCACACGGGCAGTTATGTCCGGGTGGGAAGCCATGAACTCCCCCAGTAACGGGGGTACAAGGAATTCTCCAGGAATTGTGCTGGCGGCAATCTGCAGCTCGCCAGCAACGTCATTTCTGAGCCTGTCCAGAGCGGCGTGCAAACGGATCTGTTCTTCGTTGATAGTATGCGCAAAAGAAAGAACAATCTGCCCCGAATCAGTGAGTTTGAGCTTTTTTTGACTGCGATCAATCAGGATAGTTCCCAGATCTGATTCAAGTTTTTGTATCTGGAAGGAAACCGCCGGCTGGCTGATCGAAAGAGACTTTGCCACCGCCGAGAAGCTGCCCATGCGCACGAGTTCACGGAAGGTGATCAGATAATCGAGATTCATTGATCCTCCCTGGTAGGTATAAATATTTCTTATAAGACTACCAGATTTTTATATTGTATGCCATGGAAGAAAAATCCTCAAGTATTTACGCGGCGTTTCTTGCGGGTGAATCGTTTGTCGTGTCTGTCAGTTGGTTGAAGGGATAGCTATTAATTATGAGTGCATTGAGATACCGCATGCGCTATTACATAGCTTGTAGGCAGATTGGTTGTGATGTTGTTCAGAAGGGTTAATCGAGTTGCAGAGAGTCTAGTGCAACTTCCATTTTTTTTCGAAGTTCTTTATATTCTTTCAAAGCTTTATGGCCTTCTTCGGTTAATTGGGCATAGCCTCCGCCTGACCCACCCTTAACTTTAACTACAAGTGGAGAAGGGGCAAGCTGGTTCATTGAATTGATC comes from the Dehalococcoidales bacterium genome and includes:
- a CDS encoding LysR family transcriptional regulator; amino-acid sequence: MNLDYLITFRELVRMGSFSAVAKSLSISQPAVSFQIQKLESDLGTILIDRSQKKLKLTDSGQIVLSFAHTINEEQIRLHAALDRLRNDVAGELQIAASTIPGEFLVPPLLGEFMASHPDITARVDIMDSATVIDSVKYGDYKLGLCGSTPPETDGLSSFKLASDEIVLVAAPGHPLTTKQEVNLSEIVKYSFICREVTSGTRLSLERSLANRNFQLEKLKIRLVLSNTESVVSAVEAGNGIAFVSSIGAKRSLTLGSVKKVNVRGLSVRRDFHCIYYAKDNNSRLIEEFLSFTREKSSSPGWHCR